Proteins from a genomic interval of Rosa chinensis cultivar Old Blush chromosome 2, RchiOBHm-V2, whole genome shotgun sequence:
- the LOC112189662 gene encoding uncharacterized protein LOC112189662, with amino-acid sequence MSEADMDLLPGARKKMIDFLVRYYQLKFLHGWSDVSFTEALKLLKASFPGSENLPASFYKTKKLVKDLGLSYEKIDACPNDCMLFWKEHFAETNCSICGASRYSARPTEDGATGKLRSAKVLCYFPLGPRLQRLYISRHTSELMTWHSTKRTKYGKLRHPADSPAWSKLDEMYSNFRNESRNEHLGLASDGFIPFGNMSTSHSTWPVVMTVYNLPPWLCMKQPYIMLSLLILGPKGPSNDIDFYLQPLVEELKNLWNECIKTYDAFTNSTFTMRAAILWTISDFLAYAMLSGYSTKGYKACPICMEETDSTRFHNGKKECFMGHRRWLDEDHQYRGWRNNFNDFPEHCDRPKLMTGSDCLRAISGLKFQFGKGTKSPLTRKRSCSKGVPEPYKGNWRKISIFFDLPYWEHLLLRHNLDVMHIEKNVTNSVVGTLLGIKWKNKDRAKAREDMVLLNVKHDLHPITP; translated from the coding sequence ATGAGTGAAGCTGATATGGATTTGCTCCCTGGTGCTCGTAAAAAAATGATTGACTTCTTGGTCAGGTACTATCAACTCAAGTTTTTGCATGGATGGAGCGATGTTTCATTCACAGAGGCATTGAAGTTGTTAAAGGCTTCTTTCCCTGGAAGTGAGAACCTCCCTGCTAGTTTTTATAAAACTAAGAAGTTGGTGAAAGACCTTGGCTTGTCATATGAAAAGATAGATGCCTGTCCAAATGACTGCATGTTGTTTTGGAAAGAACATTTTGCTGAGACAAATTGTAGTATTTGTGGGGCAAGTCGGTACAGCGCGAGGCCTACTGAAGATGGAGCAACTGGTAAACTAAGATCAGCAAAGGTACTTTGTTATTTTCCATTGGGACCTAGATTGCAGCGGTTGTATATTTCTCGGCACACATCAGAGTTAATGACATGGCATTCTACTAAACGTACTAAATACGGGAAACTCCGTCATCCAGCGGATTCTCCTGCTTGGTCCAAGTTAGATGAGATGTATTCAAACTTCAGAAATGAGAGCCGTAATGAACATTTGGGTTTGGCAAGTGATGGGTTCATTCCATTTGGAAATATGAGTACTTCACATAGCACTTGGCCGGTTGTAATGACAGTTTATAATCTTCCTCCTTGGTTGTGCATGAAGCAACCTTACATCATGCTCTCTTTGCTTATTCTCGGACCTAAAGGGCCCAGTAAtgatatcgatttttatttgcaACCGCTAGTAGAAGAGCTGAAGAATTTGTGGAACGAATGTATTAAAACATATGATGCTTTCACAAATAGTACATTTACAATGCGTGCAGCCATATTATGGACTATAAGTGATTTTCTAGCGTATGCCATGTTGTCTGGTTATAGTACGAAGGGTTATAAGGCTTGTCCTATTTGTATGGAAGAAACTGATTCCACCAGATTTCATAATGGGAAGAAGGAATGTTTTATGGGTCATCGACGATGGTTAGATGAAGACCATCAATATCGTGGTTGGCGAAACAACTTTAATGATTTTCCTGAGCATTGTGACCGACCAAAGCTGATGACAGGGTCTGATTGCCTTAGAGCTATAAGTGGTTTGAAGTTTCAATTTGGGAAGGGAACAAAATCTCCTCTGACTCGAAAGCGATCATGTTCGAAAGGTGTGCCTGAGCCGTACAAAGGGAATTGGAGGAAGATTAGTATATTTTTTGATCTACCATATTGGGAGCATTTGTTGCTACGTCACAACCTCGATGTTATGCATATCGAAAAAAATGTAACAAATAGTGTGGTTGGGACATTGCTTGGGATCAAATGGAAGAATAAGGATAGAGCAAAAGCTCGTGAGGACATGGTACTTCTAAATGTTAAGCACGATCTTCACCCAATAACACCATGA